One Nocardia iowensis DNA window includes the following coding sequences:
- a CDS encoding exonuclease SbcCD subunit D gives MRMLHTSDWHIGRTFHGVDLLADQARSLTAIAELVAEESVDVVVLPGDVYDRSIPSADAIAVCNRGFEAIRAAGARIVATSGNHDSPARLGAGASFAAAGGLYLRTTVADVDQPVLLDDEHGPVAFYGIPYLEPEITRAELGVPQARSHADILDAAMRRIRADIAQRDGTRTVVLAHAFVVGGEATGSERSISVGGVETVPMGAFDGIDYVALGHLHSPQTLSESVRYCGSPLPYSFAESSHRKAVWLIELDAAGLHSVERRDLPVVRGLTRLTGTLDELLTDASHAPAEEHYVSAVLTDSTRPVDAMRKLRERFPHAVHVEWVRPEGNPELRYRERVHGRRDTEVAQSFLTDVRGAPSAGEMAWLERALAAAVAEPDRVPTATDSTAELSA, from the coding sequence ATGCGGATGCTGCACACCTCGGACTGGCACATCGGGCGCACGTTCCACGGGGTCGATCTGCTTGCCGATCAGGCTCGTTCACTGACCGCGATCGCGGAGCTGGTGGCCGAGGAGTCGGTCGACGTGGTAGTTCTGCCCGGCGACGTGTACGACCGGTCCATTCCGAGTGCCGACGCGATCGCGGTGTGCAACCGGGGATTCGAGGCCATCCGCGCGGCCGGTGCTCGGATCGTCGCCACGTCGGGCAACCATGATTCGCCCGCCCGCCTCGGCGCGGGTGCGAGTTTCGCGGCCGCGGGCGGACTGTATCTGCGCACCACTGTCGCCGATGTCGACCAGCCGGTACTGCTCGATGACGAGCACGGTCCGGTGGCGTTCTACGGCATTCCTTACCTCGAGCCGGAGATCACCCGTGCGGAACTCGGTGTGCCGCAGGCGCGTTCGCACGCCGATATCCTCGACGCGGCAATGCGCCGGATCCGTGCCGACATCGCCCAACGCGACGGCACGCGCACGGTGGTGCTCGCCCACGCCTTCGTCGTCGGCGGCGAGGCGACGGGCTCGGAGCGCTCGATCTCGGTCGGCGGTGTGGAGACGGTGCCGATGGGCGCCTTCGACGGCATCGACTACGTCGCGCTCGGCCATCTGCATTCGCCACAGACCCTCTCGGAGTCCGTGCGCTATTGCGGGTCCCCGCTGCCGTATTCGTTCGCTGAGAGCTCACACCGCAAGGCCGTGTGGCTCATCGAGCTCGATGCCGCAGGGTTGCATTCGGTCGAACGCCGAGACCTACCCGTGGTCCGCGGCCTGACCAGACTCACCGGAACGCTCGACGAGTTGCTTACCGACGCGAGCCACGCGCCCGCAGAGGAGCACTACGTTTCCGCGGTGCTCACCGACTCGACCCGGCCGGTCGACGCCATGCGCAAGCTGCGCGAACGATTCCCGCACGCGGTGCACGTCGAGTGGGTGCGACCGGAGGGCAACCCGGAGCTGCGCTACCGTGAGCGAGTGCACGGCCGCCGCGACACCGAAGTAGCGCAGAGCTTTCTCACCGACGTCCGCGGTGCGCCGAGCGCGGGCGAAATGGCCTGGCTCGAACGGGCACTGGCGGCAGCGGTCGCCGAACCGGATCGGGTGCCGACGGCCACCGACTCGACAGCGGAACTCTCCGCGTGA
- a CDS encoding DNA recombination protein RmuC, which produces MTAPMLVALMLVFAAGVGLGWLGHAARAGHRATAAEARLAAATDNERLLRQSLTAANEDAARRHSHAIGAMVDPLREAVGALNQHIQQVEHHRINAYSSLREQVAGMQRTSLQLTSQTSQLVAALRAPQVRGRWGEIQLERVVELAGMTRHVDFDTQVTRAARGDGSSDRTGSVRPDLVVNLAGGRHIVVDAKVPFSAYLDASTVDDPDLRAEHLTRHAKHLRGHIDQLADKAYWAAFDPAPEFVVLFVPGDPFLDAALTTDSELLEYAFGRNVILATPTTLIALLRTVAFGWRQEALSRDMATVQQLGKELYARLGMTGRHLDRLGAQLGKAVDAFNYTVASVESRVMVTARKLHDLEIAEQEVPAIHRVDSWPRAVGFAEAGD; this is translated from the coding sequence ATGACCGCACCGATGCTCGTCGCACTGATGCTGGTGTTCGCCGCAGGGGTAGGGCTCGGCTGGCTCGGCCATGCCGCGCGCGCCGGACATCGGGCGACGGCAGCGGAGGCGAGACTCGCCGCGGCCACCGACAACGAGCGGCTGCTGCGGCAGTCGCTCACTGCGGCGAACGAGGATGCGGCGCGGCGACATTCGCACGCGATCGGGGCCATGGTCGATCCGCTGCGTGAAGCGGTCGGTGCGCTGAACCAGCACATCCAACAGGTCGAGCACCATCGGATCAACGCCTATTCGAGCCTGCGCGAGCAGGTCGCGGGAATGCAGCGTACTTCACTGCAACTCACCAGCCAGACCAGTCAGCTGGTTGCCGCGTTGCGAGCGCCGCAGGTGCGCGGGCGATGGGGTGAGATCCAATTGGAGCGAGTGGTCGAACTCGCCGGGATGACGAGGCACGTCGACTTCGACACCCAGGTGACCCGCGCCGCCCGGGGCGACGGCTCCAGCGACCGGACCGGCAGCGTCCGGCCCGACCTGGTGGTGAACCTGGCGGGCGGCAGGCACATCGTGGTCGACGCCAAGGTGCCGTTCAGCGCCTATCTCGATGCCAGCACGGTCGACGATCCCGATCTGCGGGCCGAGCATCTGACCAGGCATGCGAAACACCTGCGCGGGCACATCGACCAGCTGGCCGACAAGGCGTATTGGGCGGCCTTCGACCCGGCGCCGGAATTCGTCGTGTTATTCGTGCCAGGCGATCCATTCCTGGATGCCGCACTGACCACGGACTCGGAGTTGCTGGAGTACGCGTTCGGCCGGAACGTGATCCTCGCGACGCCGACCACACTCATCGCGCTGCTGCGCACGGTCGCGTTCGGCTGGCGGCAGGAAGCGCTGTCCCGAGATATGGCAACCGTTCAGCAATTAGGTAAGGAGTTGTACGCCCGGCTCGGCATGACCGGCAGGCATTTGGACCGCCTCGGCGCCCAACTCGGTAAGGCCGTCGACGCTTTCAACTACACCGTGGCGTCGGTGGAATCGCGGGTCATGGTCACCGCGCGCAAACTGCACGACCTGGAAATCGCGGAACAGGAGGTACCGGCAATCCATCGGGTGGATTCCTGGCCACGCGCGGTGGGCTTCGCCGAGGCCGGCGATTAG
- a CDS encoding AAA family ATPase — translation MRLHRLEMTAFGPFAETAVVDFDALGADGLFLLHGQTGAGKTTVLDAIAFALYGRVPGARGESKRLHSDHAPEQTPPQVILEATLGGRRLRLTRIPEFERPKLRGTGMRTDPPKATLAWLDGRGENLSRIPDIGDEIIRLLGMSADQFFQVVLLPQGDFARFLRADNEDREKLLEKLFDTERFGSAEQWLADKRRASSADLDSRKQGIDRLIAQVGVAAGVGAAETAGPLEAVSWSQDLLATARTDLTIAATEAERCQQESVRVRALAEEQRRLHELRRRMSTARKQLDDYAVAVDHRTALQAELELARRAEPVAAAIDEARDAVMQMRRREGETISAARQLAARLLEPGGADLGGVELVQVEYAAPDHQDADGIRVEAASAGNGESRVRPGRADSHGALVAAQSDDPPVIRDDADIDAAIRRWSAQIGGLDEVQADAKSATRLTRELAGLRDEDAALNTQVTKLTRLREQLPGSLATLEARLREATNAAAMLPTLTAECERLQTAAAAAVELASRRTGLDHARVEFEAARAAHNDAKERVLDLRERRLAGMAAELAGGLIDGEPCAVCGSAEHPAPARPTATAVAKDAEDAAVAAERAAEDARDRVLARITALEREIEALTARGGDADRVELAAALRAATDRYEDTAELAALADGLTAELARLRTDESRLHDELRESDSRRSTVAANIATATTRLAELNDRLRAAAGADETIDRRRARLTALVTDATTLRDARAEAAAAREQVAVIADRVENLARAAGFVPEQEDTEPTSDSSDVDPGGSATAPRDDVARLTAYARVVNAASRTPQRQAEIEAELVSADRARAHAQAVLAEPEIQAAEVVEPGDLAELEAMVAAAQAQLNAAVAVHAEAGRRVGLLEDLGGQLWAAVDRIAPLQRTHDELAGLAEVVAGRGENNRRMSLRSYVLAARLEEVAQAGSLRLRRMSGGRYEFVHSDKAGPRGRRGGLGLDIRDDYTGAIRPAKTLSGGETFMASLSLALGLADTVAAESGGLVLDTLFIDEGFGGLDADTLDAVMGVLDELRAGGRVVGVVSHVDEMRQRIPSRLHVRRGRTGSHLEATVA, via the coding sequence ATGAGGCTGCACCGGCTGGAGATGACCGCGTTCGGCCCCTTCGCCGAGACCGCCGTCGTCGACTTCGACGCGCTCGGCGCCGACGGGCTCTTTCTGCTGCACGGGCAGACCGGCGCGGGCAAGACCACGGTGCTCGACGCGATAGCGTTCGCCCTCTATGGCCGGGTCCCTGGTGCCCGCGGCGAAAGCAAGCGCTTGCACTCCGATCACGCGCCGGAGCAGACGCCGCCGCAAGTGATCCTGGAGGCGACCCTCGGCGGGCGGCGGCTGCGATTGACCCGCATCCCGGAATTCGAACGTCCGAAGCTGCGCGGCACCGGTATGCGCACCGACCCGCCCAAGGCGACCCTGGCCTGGCTGGACGGGCGCGGCGAAAACCTCTCCCGGATACCCGATATCGGGGACGAGATCATCCGACTGCTCGGCATGAGCGCCGACCAGTTCTTCCAGGTGGTGCTGTTGCCGCAAGGCGATTTCGCGCGATTCCTGCGGGCGGACAACGAGGACCGGGAGAAGCTGCTCGAAAAGCTCTTCGACACCGAGCGTTTCGGCAGCGCCGAACAGTGGCTCGCCGACAAGCGCCGCGCCTCGTCCGCCGACCTGGATTCCCGTAAACAAGGTATCGACCGGCTGATCGCGCAGGTGGGGGTCGCGGCCGGAGTCGGCGCGGCCGAGACCGCGGGCCCGCTGGAGGCCGTCAGCTGGTCACAGGACCTGCTCGCCACCGCACGCACCGACCTGACCATCGCGGCCACCGAAGCCGAACGCTGCCAACAGGAGTCGGTCCGGGTCCGCGCGCTCGCAGAGGAACAACGCCGCCTGCACGAGCTGCGCCGCCGAATGTCCACCGCCCGTAAGCAACTCGACGACTACGCCGTCGCCGTCGACCACCGCACCGCCCTGCAGGCCGAACTCGAACTGGCCCGCCGCGCCGAGCCGGTCGCGGCCGCCATCGACGAAGCCCGCGACGCCGTCATGCAGATGCGCCGTCGTGAGGGCGAAACCATCAGCGCGGCACGGCAATTGGCCGCCCGTCTGCTCGAACCCGGTGGTGCCGACCTCGGCGGCGTCGAACTCGTACAGGTCGAGTACGCCGCACCTGACCACCAGGATGCCGACGGAATCCGTGTCGAGGCAGCGAGTGCGGGAAACGGGGAGTCAAGAGTCCGACCGGGGCGTGCGGATAGCCATGGCGCCCTGGTGGCGGCTCAGTCCGACGATCCGCCGGTCATCAGGGACGACGCCGACATTGATGCCGCGATTCGCCGCTGGAGCGCGCAGATCGGCGGGTTGGACGAGGTGCAGGCCGACGCGAAGTCGGCCACCCGGCTCACCCGCGAGTTGGCGGGGCTGCGTGACGAGGACGCGGCCCTCAATACCCAGGTGACCAAACTGACCAGGCTGCGGGAGCAACTTCCCGGCTCCCTCGCGACCCTGGAGGCCCGCCTGCGCGAGGCCACGAACGCGGCCGCCATGCTCCCGACGCTGACCGCCGAATGCGAACGGTTGCAGACCGCTGCCGCCGCCGCGGTCGAACTAGCGTCCCGCAGAACAGGTCTGGACCACGCCAGGGTGGAGTTCGAGGCGGCCCGCGCCGCCCACAACGACGCCAAGGAACGCGTTCTCGACTTGCGCGAGCGCAGGCTGGCAGGAATGGCCGCCGAACTGGCCGGTGGTCTGATCGACGGCGAGCCGTGCGCGGTCTGCGGTTCCGCCGAACACCCCGCGCCCGCTCGTCCCACCGCTACCGCCGTCGCCAAGGACGCCGAAGATGCCGCGGTAGCCGCCGAACGTGCCGCCGAGGACGCCCGCGACCGCGTGCTGGCCCGAATCACCGCTCTGGAGCGCGAGATCGAGGCGCTCACCGCGCGTGGTGGTGACGCCGACCGGGTCGAGTTGGCCGCCGCTCTGCGCGCCGCCACCGACCGCTACGAGGACACCGCCGAACTGGCGGCCCTCGCCGACGGTTTGACCGCCGAACTCGCTCGCTTGCGAACCGACGAGTCCCGCCTGCACGACGAACTCCGCGAATCCGATTCGCGCAGAAGCACAGTCGCCGCGAACATCGCCACCGCGACAACCCGCCTCGCCGAACTCAACGACCGCCTCCGTGCCGCCGCGGGTGCCGACGAAACCATCGACCGCCGCCGCGCCCGACTCACCGCTCTGGTCACCGACGCCACCACGCTCCGCGACGCCCGTGCCGAAGCGGCCGCTGCCCGTGAACAGGTGGCGGTGATCGCCGACCGAGTCGAAAACCTAGCCCGCGCCGCAGGTTTCGTGCCTGAACAGGAGGACACCGAACCTACCTCCGATAGCTCCGATGTCGACCCGGGCGGTTCGGCCACCGCACCGCGCGACGACGTGGCACGGCTGACCGCGTATGCCCGAGTCGTCAACGCGGCCAGTCGAACTCCGCAACGGCAGGCGGAGATCGAAGCTGAACTGGTTTCCGCCGACCGCGCGCGGGCACACGCGCAAGCGGTTCTCGCGGAACCGGAGATCCAGGCGGCGGAAGTCGTCGAACCCGGTGACCTGGCCGAGCTCGAGGCAATGGTCGCGGCCGCACAGGCACAGCTGAACGCCGCCGTCGCCGTGCACGCCGAGGCGGGCAGGCGGGTAGGCCTGCTCGAGGACCTCGGCGGCCAGCTGTGGGCGGCAGTGGATCGAATCGCCCCATTGCAGCGCACCCACGATGAACTGGCCGGTCTCGCCGAGGTGGTCGCGGGCCGCGGCGAGAACAACCGCCGGATGTCGCTGCGCTCTTATGTGCTCGCCGCCCGGCTGGAAGAAGTGGCCCAGGCGGGTTCGCTGCGCCTGCGCCGAATGTCGGGCGGCCGTTACGAATTCGTCCACTCCGACAAGGCGGGCCCGCGCGGCCGTCGCGGCGGACTCGGACTGGACATCCGCGACGACTACACCGGCGCCATTCGCCCTGCCAAAACCCTCTCCGGCGGCGAGACCTTCATGGCCTCATTGTCGTTGGCGCTCGGCCTGGCCGATACCGTCGCCGCCGAATCCGGCGGCCTCGTGCTGGACACCCTCTTCATCGACGAGGGCTTCGGCGGCCTGGACGCCGACACCCTCGACGCGGTCATGGGCGTCCTCGACGAACTCCGCGCGGGTGGGCGCGTGGTCGGCGTCGTCAGTCACGTCGACGAGATGCGCCAGCGCATCCCCAGCCGCCTGCACGTCCGCCGCGGCCGCACCGGCTCCCACCTCGAAGCCACCGTCGCCTGA
- a CDS encoding MFS transporter — protein MTERAVFRPKDRLILLLITVVELVIFLDTTVLNVALPSIGADLGLDEAGLGWVTNAYLLAFGGFMLLGGRVADLFGPRRVFVTGLAVFTIASALAGFAGTPALLIAARALQGVGAAVVIPAQLALLTASFTTPAARNRAFGVWSAMGAAGAAIGTAVGGPLTDAFGWPSIFLINLPVGVLALACVRLLPADRRHKDTAGRLDVPGAIVGTSALLIIGYAIGALADSGTRTLAAASLGVGLLLLGGFVLIESRSSHPLMPLRLFAIRKVSGSAAVNALVGAAHVPTFALLALYLQNTQDYSPTRSGLAVLPVAVVNIVISRTVLPYALDRLGAWRVLAAGLGLQAIAMIWFAWTPEHSSYLIHVLPGAVLLGIGLPAAFVGVTAPAVTSVGTADAGIAAGIVNTAQRVGSGLGVTAVLLLAEMVAQRSTADLDVAYRTGLGVAFGAAAGLAAVGCLLTVVLLRDRRVEQPVTSAVSAHS, from the coding sequence ATGACGGAACGAGCCGTATTCCGGCCGAAAGACCGGTTGATCCTGCTACTCATCACGGTCGTCGAGCTGGTGATCTTCCTGGACACGACAGTGTTGAACGTGGCGCTGCCGAGCATCGGCGCCGACCTCGGTCTCGACGAAGCGGGACTCGGCTGGGTGACCAACGCGTACCTGCTGGCATTCGGCGGATTCATGTTGCTGGGCGGGCGCGTCGCGGACCTGTTCGGACCGCGACGCGTCTTCGTCACCGGGCTGGCGGTGTTCACCATCGCCTCTGCCCTGGCCGGTTTCGCCGGAACTCCCGCGTTGCTGATCGCCGCGCGTGCCCTCCAGGGCGTCGGCGCCGCCGTGGTGATTCCGGCTCAGCTCGCGCTGTTGACCGCGAGTTTCACTACACCCGCCGCGCGGAATCGGGCGTTCGGCGTGTGGAGCGCTATGGGAGCAGCGGGCGCGGCCATCGGCACGGCGGTCGGCGGACCGCTCACCGACGCGTTCGGCTGGCCGTCGATCTTCTTGATCAATTTGCCGGTGGGCGTGCTCGCCCTGGCCTGCGTCCGGTTATTGCCCGCCGATCGCCGCCATAAGGACACCGCGGGCAGGCTGGACGTGCCCGGCGCCATCGTCGGCACCTCGGCACTGCTGATCATCGGCTACGCCATCGGCGCGTTGGCGGACAGCGGTACGCGCACCCTCGCGGCCGCCTCGCTCGGCGTCGGTCTGCTGCTGCTCGGCGGCTTCGTGCTGATCGAATCCCGCAGTTCGCATCCGCTGATGCCGTTGCGGCTGTTCGCTATACGCAAGGTGAGTGGCTCGGCGGCGGTGAACGCCCTTGTCGGCGCCGCGCACGTGCCGACCTTCGCGCTGCTGGCGTTGTATCTGCAGAACACCCAGGACTACAGCCCGACCCGATCCGGTTTGGCGGTACTGCCCGTGGCCGTCGTCAACATCGTCATCTCCCGGACCGTCCTGCCCTACGCATTGGACCGGCTAGGTGCGTGGCGCGTGCTCGCGGCAGGTCTCGGTCTGCAGGCGATCGCGATGATCTGGTTCGCCTGGACACCCGAGCACAGCAGCTACCTCATCCACGTGCTGCCCGGCGCGGTGCTGCTCGGCATCGGCTTGCCCGCGGCCTTCGTCGGCGTCACCGCGCCCGCCGTCACCTCGGTCGGCACCGCGGACGCGGGTATCGCGGCGGGCATCGTGAACACCGCGCAGCGGGTCGGCTCCGGGCTCGGTGTCACCGCGGTGTTGCTGCTCGCCGAGATGGTCGCACAGCGGTCCACCGCCGACCTGGATGTCGCCTATCGCACCGGTCTCGGTGTGGCATTCGGCGCGGCGGCCGGGCTCGCCGCGGTGGGTTGCCTGCTCACGGTGGTGCTGCTGCGCGATAGACGGGTCGAGCAGCCGGTGACGAGTGCGGTGTCGGCGCACAGCTGA